One genomic segment of Chelonia mydas isolate rCheMyd1 chromosome 1, rCheMyd1.pri.v2, whole genome shotgun sequence includes these proteins:
- the LOC102938707 gene encoding histone H1: protein MSETAPAVAVTAAAAAAPLPASKAPAKKPKKAAGGLKARKAAGPSVTELITKAVSVSKERKGVSLAALKKVLAAGGYDVEKNNSRIKLGLKSLVNKGILVHTKGVGASGSFKLGKKSGETKEKAPKKKPVAKTKKPAAKKPASAAKKPKKPAAVKKSPKKAKKPAAAAAKKTVKSPKKVKPAAKPKKAVKSPAKAKAVKPKAAKPKPTKPKTVKAKRGAPKKK from the coding sequence ATGTCTGAAACTGCGCCCGCTGTTGCagtgacagcagctgctgctgcagctcctcttcCAGCTTCAAAGGCTCCAGCTAAAAAACCGAAGAAGGCAGCAGGAGGACTCAAAGCTCGCAAGGCCGCGGGTCCCAGCGTGACCGAGCTGATCACCAAGGCGGTGTCCGTTTCCAAGGAGCGCAAAGGGGTCTCGTTGGCCGCTCTTAAGAAGGTGTTGGCCGCCGGAGGGTACGATGTGGAGAAGAACAACAGCCGCATCAAGCTGGGGCTTAAGAGTCTGGTGAACAAGGGCATCTTAGTTCATACTAAGGGTGTCGGTGCCTCGGGCTCCTTTAAGCTCGGCAAAAAGTCGGGTGAGACCAAGGAAAAGGCGCCCAAGAAAAAGCCAGTGGCAAAGACTAAGAAACCCGCTGCCAAGAAACCCGCCAGCGCCGCCAAGAAACCCAAAAAGCCTGCGGCCGTGAAAAAGAGCCCGAAAAAAGCCAAGAaaccagctgctgcagcagccaagAAAACGGTCAAGAGCCCGAAAAAGGTGAAACCTGCCGCCAAACCTAAAAAGGCAGTCAAGAGCCCGGCTAAGGCCAAAGCTGTGAAGCCGAAGGCGGCCAAGCCCAAGCCGACGAAACCCAAAACAGTGAAGGCTAAGAGGGGCGCGCCTAAGAAGAAGTGA
- the LOC122461305 gene encoding histone H2B 8 has translation MPEPAKSAPAPKKGSKKAVTKTQKKGDKKRRKTRKESYSIYVYKVLKQVHPDTGISSKAMGIMNSFVNDIFERIAGEASRLAHYNKRSTITSREIQTAVRLLLPGELAKHAVSEGTKAVTKYTSSK, from the coding sequence ATGCCGGAGCCAGCAAAATCTGCTCCTGCTCCTAAAAAGGGATCTAAAAAAGCTGTGACAAAGACTCAGAAGAAGGGCGATAAGAAGCGTAGAAAGACTAGGAAGGAGAGTTATTCTATCTACGTCTACAAAGTGTTGAAGCAAGTTCACCCGGACACCGGTATTTCCTCTAAGGCGATGGGGATCATGAACTCTTTTGTAAATGACATCTTCGAGCGCATTGCGGGGGAAGCGTCTCGCCTGGCTCATTACAACAAGCGTTCAACCATCACTTCACGGGAGATCCAGACCGCTGTACGCCTGCTTCTGCCGGGGGAGCTGGCCAAACACGCCGTGTCTGAGGGCACCAAGGCCGTCACCAAGTACACCAGTTCCAAGTAA
- the LOC102938334 gene encoding histone H3 — protein MARTKQTARKSTGGKAPRKQLATKAARKSAPATGGVKKPHRYRPGTVALREIRRYQKSTELLIRKLPFQRLVREIAQDFKTDLRFQSSAVMALQEASEAYLVGLFEDTNLCAIHAKRVTIMPKDIQLARRIRGERA, from the coding sequence ATGGCCCGGACCAAGCAGACCGCCCGTAAATCCACCGGTGGCAAAGCTCCCCGTAAGCAGCTGGCCACTAAAGCTGCCCGGAAGAGCGCACCTGCAACTGGGGGCGTGAAGAAACCTCATCGTTACCGACCCGGCACTGTTGCCTTGCGAGAGATCCGCCGCTACCAGAAATCCACTGAGCTGCTCATCCGCAAGCTGCCCTTCCAGCGCCTAGTCCGTGAAATCGCCCAGGACTTCAAGACCGATTTGCGCTTCCAGAGCTCGGCCGTTATGGCCCTGCAGGAGGCCAGCGAAGCCTACTTGGTGGGGCTTTTCGAAGATACTAACCTGTGTGCTATTCACGCCAAGAGAGTCACCATTATGCCTAAGGACATCCAGTTAGCCCGGCGTATCCGCGGCGAGAGAGCTTAA